The following are encoded together in the Myxococcaceae bacterium JPH2 genome:
- a CDS encoding DUF3320 domain-containing protein — protein MSTLDSGPVTSSVRVELLTAPSLNFAMEQSGVPLIREARIRNLGTRAVGPMVLDVRLEPELGDSVRIPVPLLPAGEEVSLGVIDLRPPAGHLRTVLETERAQLRWSLQQEAQVLAEGTAPVEILPYNHWPGASAPLGLLTTFVTPNHPVIPEILKDVRARLEKALGDGDLPGYQRHQPQHVLSMMAALYGAIQDLGLSYIEAPPSFESLGQKVRLPDQLLRERMGCCLDVTLLFASALEAMGLHPVILLVHGHALLATWLIDERFPEGLVEDAARLRNLVSLGALIPFDATAALVAGRPHFEQAMLKGREHLAEDSHFRAALDVRVLRHDGYRPLPLRKVEAPPADFESTEPARARLHTILASAAAAMPAQEPPPPPPQVVSRFARWKEKLLDLTLRNKLLNFRLETRGALPLHMPDLAVFEDTFSSGESFEIHPAPESSGADVRDTKLQLARGTADELTARRLQDLDKCLLHSPLRETELWTRARHLERTARTDLEEGGAHTLYLSLGLLRWLEPGDPTPRLAPLILYPATFRIDRARKRLRIERLADEPMGNVTLAEKLKQDFGLDARALTALESDEKGLDVPGILRAVRTAIQSRAGWEVLEEAHVGLFAFTKFLMWKDLADNEAGLLSNPLVRHIAAAGTSAPPVGGTEFRPEKLDDEVPVADLPCVVNGDSTQLAAIASALSGRSFVLQGPPGTGKSQTITNLIAAAVARGKSVLFVSEKMAALEVVHRRLKDVGLDDFCLELHSHKSNKKEVLESFGRAQDRMRGIHEPPWEDRSRELGKARTALNDYVRAVHQRWPLGQSSYDGTNRLLRLREAPSIALPHPAPEALTESELRAAQEEVAALVSPLRNVRALGAHPWGAVRGVHWTNALEDQLLRLLGEVRTSLDGVEATATGLASALGLEAIPNTTAKLRDLAELGLVLSTGPLPPAAQQDDGWALTAQRIREQAGCLREQSSREADVASRWSPSLFSLDLTPLQARFEKWAGAFVLFAFLFLWSARRLLTPHVTRALPGNRDIARDLTTARQIVAGRQRIETQGRALEEPLRVLTPAEQTQPDALESLTQRASQARALKETLGVARLQLPGTAPARDALRTQASAMQSALERLARAEAALAETVKAHPWEQPTSAQHRASLRSQVDAWRVHLRALKPWCQYQAQADRIRALGFGAFIDAVEQENVAPDALSAAFERAVLTTWSRALRDSEPSLRDFDADAHTGRIERFRQLDLAHVSLSRQRVLHQLEQRLPVGLGASAESSEPGILARELRKKRGQMALRKLLASIPNLARRLKPCFLMSPLSIAQYLPADGQRFDLLVFDEASQIGTHDAIGAIARANQVIVVGDSKQLPPTSFFSRGDDAEATPDENDVVELESILEEALAKQFPQQMLGWHYRSRHDSLIDFSNRQYYEGRLQVFPAARARVADLGVKWHPVPDGVYQSKTSGKTAAINPREAEVLVAELVKALRKHTPQERTFGVVTFSMVQQQVILDLLDAERAKHPELEAHFTSSEPVFVKNLENVQGDERDEIFFSICYAKDTEGKLRMNFGPLSRAGGERRLNVAVTRARCALRIFSTLTHEQIDLSRTTSVGARHLREFLRRAAESAAPSSASTREPEDALPQDVAMALRARGYTVHADVGTGGYRVDLAVEHPSRPGEYVLGIECDGPHYRAASSARDRERLRPEVLQGLGWRLVRVWSLAWEEDREGQLQRLAAAVKDAVEGAPPASLAPPVEDTPAEVDTLSAPPADGPVAAATMRSAAVQSYVPATLPAVKEGTDFFAPTSASRLREQLQSVLEQEGPIHEELLARRIQEAWGLGKLTPRVRKRMEEQLAQLIQRGAILAQGEFLWPESRKPAQFTGFRGAHDDRDVSQIPPEELANAAAAVLAHALSLERDELLRETGRHFGVSRLTRTVVPVLEAGLELLTREGRCTLAGERVIWRE, from the coding sequence ATGTCCACTCTTGATTCCGGCCCCGTGACCTCCTCGGTCCGGGTGGAACTCCTGACCGCGCCCTCCCTGAACTTCGCCATGGAGCAGAGTGGCGTCCCGCTCATCCGCGAAGCACGGATCCGCAACCTGGGGACTCGCGCCGTCGGGCCCATGGTCCTGGACGTTCGCCTCGAACCCGAGCTGGGGGACTCCGTTCGTATCCCCGTCCCGCTCTTACCCGCGGGAGAGGAGGTCAGCCTTGGGGTGATCGACCTGCGCCCGCCCGCCGGACACCTGCGCACCGTGCTGGAGACGGAGCGGGCCCAGCTTCGCTGGTCGCTCCAGCAGGAAGCCCAGGTGCTCGCCGAGGGGACCGCGCCGGTGGAGATCCTCCCGTACAACCACTGGCCCGGAGCGAGCGCGCCGCTCGGTCTGCTGACCACCTTCGTCACGCCCAACCATCCCGTCATCCCCGAGATCCTCAAGGACGTCCGCGCTCGGCTCGAGAAGGCCCTCGGGGATGGCGACCTGCCGGGGTACCAGCGGCACCAGCCGCAGCATGTCCTGTCGATGATGGCGGCGCTCTATGGCGCCATCCAGGACCTGGGGCTCAGCTACATCGAGGCGCCTCCCAGCTTCGAGTCCCTGGGACAAAAGGTGCGCCTGCCGGATCAGCTCCTCCGGGAGCGGATGGGCTGCTGCCTCGACGTGACGCTGCTCTTCGCGTCCGCCCTCGAGGCCATGGGGCTCCACCCGGTAATCCTCCTCGTCCACGGTCACGCGCTGCTCGCCACGTGGCTCATCGACGAGCGGTTCCCGGAGGGCCTGGTCGAGGACGCGGCCCGGTTGCGGAACCTGGTGTCGCTGGGCGCGCTGATTCCCTTCGACGCCACGGCCGCGCTGGTCGCCGGGCGCCCCCACTTCGAGCAGGCGATGCTCAAGGGACGCGAGCACCTCGCGGAGGACTCGCACTTCCGCGCCGCGCTCGACGTGCGCGTCCTGCGCCACGATGGCTACCGTCCCCTGCCCCTTCGCAAGGTCGAAGCCCCTCCCGCAGACTTCGAGTCCACCGAGCCAGCGCGCGCCCGCCTCCACACCATCCTCGCGAGCGCAGCCGCCGCGATGCCCGCGCAGGAGCCGCCACCACCACCGCCCCAGGTCGTCTCACGCTTCGCGCGGTGGAAGGAGAAGCTGCTCGACCTCACGTTGCGGAACAAGCTGCTCAACTTCCGCCTGGAGACGCGCGGCGCGCTGCCGCTGCACATGCCCGACCTCGCCGTGTTCGAGGACACCTTCTCCAGCGGTGAGAGCTTCGAGATCCACCCCGCCCCCGAGTCCAGCGGCGCGGACGTGCGCGATACCAAGCTCCAACTCGCGCGGGGAACGGCGGATGAGCTGACCGCGCGCCGCCTGCAGGACCTGGACAAGTGCCTGCTGCACTCCCCACTGCGAGAGACCGAGCTGTGGACCCGCGCGCGCCACCTGGAGCGGACCGCGCGCACCGACCTGGAGGAAGGTGGCGCTCACACGCTGTACCTCTCGCTGGGGCTGTTGCGCTGGTTGGAGCCGGGGGATCCCACCCCGCGACTCGCGCCGCTCATCCTCTACCCCGCGACGTTCCGGATCGACCGCGCCCGCAAGCGCCTGCGCATCGAGCGGCTCGCCGACGAGCCGATGGGCAACGTCACCCTCGCGGAGAAGCTGAAGCAAGACTTCGGACTCGACGCGCGGGCGCTCACGGCCTTGGAGTCCGATGAGAAGGGATTGGATGTCCCCGGCATCCTTCGCGCGGTGCGGACCGCCATCCAGAGTCGCGCGGGATGGGAGGTGCTCGAAGAGGCCCACGTTGGACTCTTCGCCTTCACGAAGTTCCTGATGTGGAAGGACCTCGCGGACAACGAGGCGGGACTGTTGTCCAATCCCCTGGTGCGACACATCGCCGCGGCGGGGACGTCCGCGCCTCCGGTGGGCGGCACCGAGTTCCGTCCCGAGAAGCTGGATGACGAGGTCCCCGTCGCCGACCTGCCCTGTGTCGTCAACGGGGACTCCACGCAGCTCGCGGCGATCGCCTCCGCGCTCTCGGGGCGCTCCTTCGTCCTTCAAGGCCCACCGGGAACGGGCAAGTCGCAGACCATCACCAACCTGATCGCCGCCGCCGTCGCGCGCGGCAAGTCCGTCCTCTTCGTCTCGGAGAAGATGGCCGCGCTGGAGGTCGTGCATCGGCGCCTGAAGGACGTGGGGCTGGACGACTTCTGCCTCGAGCTGCACAGCCACAAGAGCAACAAGAAGGAAGTGCTCGAATCCTTCGGTCGCGCCCAGGACCGGATGCGTGGCATCCACGAACCCCCGTGGGAAGACCGGTCGCGCGAGTTGGGCAAGGCCAGGACCGCGCTCAATGACTACGTGCGCGCGGTTCATCAGCGTTGGCCCTTGGGCCAGAGTTCCTACGACGGAACGAACCGACTGCTGCGCCTGCGTGAAGCCCCGTCCATCGCCCTGCCCCATCCTGCTCCCGAGGCGCTCACCGAGTCCGAACTCCGCGCGGCCCAGGAAGAGGTCGCGGCGCTCGTCAGCCCGCTGCGCAACGTCCGGGCCCTGGGGGCTCACCCCTGGGGTGCCGTGCGCGGCGTCCATTGGACGAATGCCCTGGAGGATCAGCTGCTCCGGCTGCTGGGAGAAGTTCGCACCAGCCTCGACGGCGTGGAGGCGACAGCGACGGGCCTCGCCTCGGCCCTGGGGCTCGAAGCCATTCCGAACACGACCGCGAAGCTCCGCGACCTCGCGGAGTTGGGGCTCGTGCTGTCCACAGGTCCCCTTCCTCCCGCGGCCCAACAGGACGACGGGTGGGCGCTCACCGCGCAGCGCATCCGCGAGCAGGCCGGGTGCCTGCGCGAACAGTCCTCTCGCGAGGCGGACGTCGCGTCCCGCTGGAGTCCGAGTCTCTTCTCGTTGGATCTCACCCCGCTCCAGGCCCGCTTCGAGAAGTGGGCCGGCGCCTTCGTGCTCTTCGCGTTCCTCTTCCTGTGGAGCGCGCGACGCCTGCTGACGCCTCACGTCACCCGCGCACTGCCCGGCAACCGCGACATCGCCCGAGACCTCACCACGGCGCGACAGATCGTCGCGGGCCGCCAGCGCATCGAGACGCAAGGACGGGCGCTCGAAGAGCCCCTGCGCGTCCTCACGCCCGCCGAGCAGACCCAGCCCGACGCACTGGAGAGCCTCACCCAGCGCGCCTCCCAGGCTCGCGCGCTGAAGGAAACGCTGGGCGTCGCGCGATTGCAGCTCCCGGGAACTGCGCCGGCCCGTGACGCGCTGCGGACGCAAGCCAGCGCGATGCAGAGTGCACTCGAGCGGCTCGCCCGCGCCGAGGCGGCCCTGGCCGAGACCGTGAAGGCGCATCCCTGGGAACAGCCGACCTCCGCGCAGCACCGCGCGTCCCTGCGGAGCCAGGTCGACGCCTGGCGGGTCCACCTGCGCGCGCTCAAGCCGTGGTGTCAGTACCAGGCCCAGGCCGACCGGATCCGTGCCCTCGGCTTTGGTGCCTTCATCGACGCGGTCGAGCAAGAGAACGTCGCGCCCGACGCGCTGAGCGCCGCCTTTGAGCGGGCCGTGCTGACCACCTGGTCGCGCGCCCTCCGCGACAGCGAGCCATCACTCCGGGACTTCGACGCGGACGCCCACACGGGGCGCATCGAGCGCTTCCGCCAGCTCGACCTCGCGCACGTGAGCCTCTCCCGACAGCGCGTCCTGCATCAGCTCGAACAGCGACTGCCCGTGGGCCTCGGCGCGAGCGCGGAGAGCTCCGAGCCGGGAATCCTCGCCCGAGAGCTGCGCAAGAAGCGGGGACAGATGGCGCTGCGCAAGCTGCTCGCCTCCATCCCCAACCTCGCGCGCCGACTCAAGCCGTGCTTCCTCATGAGTCCGCTGTCCATCGCGCAGTACCTGCCCGCCGACGGGCAGCGGTTCGATCTGCTTGTCTTTGACGAGGCCTCGCAGATCGGCACCCATGACGCCATCGGCGCGATCGCCCGAGCCAACCAGGTCATCGTCGTGGGTGACTCCAAGCAGCTCCCGCCCACGAGCTTCTTCAGCCGCGGCGACGACGCGGAGGCCACGCCCGACGAGAACGACGTCGTCGAGCTGGAGAGCATTCTCGAAGAGGCGCTCGCCAAGCAGTTCCCCCAGCAGATGCTGGGCTGGCACTACCGCAGCCGCCACGACAGCCTCATCGACTTCAGCAACCGGCAGTACTACGAGGGCCGCCTCCAGGTCTTCCCGGCGGCGCGTGCGCGCGTGGCGGACCTGGGCGTGAAGTGGCACCCCGTCCCGGACGGCGTCTATCAATCCAAGACCTCCGGCAAGACAGCGGCCATCAATCCCCGCGAGGCCGAGGTCCTCGTCGCGGAGCTGGTGAAGGCGCTCCGCAAGCACACGCCCCAGGAGCGCACGTTCGGCGTCGTCACCTTCAGCATGGTGCAGCAGCAGGTCATCCTGGATCTGCTCGACGCCGAGCGCGCGAAGCACCCGGAGCTCGAGGCGCACTTCACGTCCTCCGAGCCCGTCTTCGTCAAGAACCTGGAGAACGTCCAGGGCGACGAGCGCGACGAGATCTTCTTCAGCATCTGCTACGCCAAGGACACCGAAGGGAAGCTGCGGATGAACTTCGGCCCCTTGAGTCGCGCGGGCGGCGAGCGGCGACTCAACGTGGCGGTGACACGTGCCCGCTGTGCCCTGCGCATCTTCTCCACCCTGACGCATGAGCAGATCGACTTGTCGCGCACGACCTCGGTGGGCGCTCGCCATCTGCGCGAGTTCCTGCGTCGCGCCGCGGAGTCCGCCGCCCCGTCGAGCGCGAGCACACGAGAGCCCGAGGACGCGCTCCCGCAGGACGTGGCGATGGCGTTGCGCGCGCGGGGCTACACGGTCCACGCGGACGTGGGCACGGGCGGCTATCGGGTGGACCTCGCCGTGGAGCATCCTTCGCGGCCTGGGGAGTACGTGCTCGGCATCGAGTGCGATGGTCCCCACTATCGCGCGGCGTCGAGTGCCCGAGACCGTGAGCGGCTGCGGCCCGAGGTCCTGCAAGGGCTGGGGTGGCGCCTGGTTCGCGTCTGGTCGCTCGCCTGGGAGGAGGACCGTGAGGGGCAGCTCCAGCGCCTCGCGGCGGCGGTGAAGGACGCGGTGGAAGGTGCGCCACCGGCTTCGCTGGCGCCCCCGGTCGAAGACACGCCCGCCGAGGTGGACACCCTGAGCGCACCGCCGGCGGACGGGCCCGTGGCCGCAGCCACGATGCGCAGCGCGGCGGTGCAGTCCTACGTCCCCGCGACGCTCCCGGCCGTGAAGGAGGGCACGGACTTCTTCGCGCCCACGTCGGCCTCGCGCCTGCGTGAGCAACTCCAGTCCGTGCTCGAACAGGAGGGCCCCATCCACGAGGAGCTGCTCGCGCGACGCATCCAGGAGGCGTGGGGCTTGGGCAAGCTGACGCCACGGGTCCGCAAGCGGATGGAGGAGCAGCTCGCGCAGCTGATTCAGCGCGGCGCCATCCTGGCGCAGGGCGAGTTCCTCTGGCCGGAGTCTCGGAAGCCCGCGCAGTTCACGGGCTTCCGAGGCGCGCATGACGACCGGGATGTCAGCCAGATTCCTCCCGAGGAGCTGGCCAACGCCGCCGCCGCCGTGCTCGCGCATGCGCTCTCGCTGGAGCGCGATGAGTTGCTGCGCGAGACGGGGCGGCACTTCGGAGTGAGCCGGCTGACGCGCACCGTGGTGCCCGTGCTCGAAGCCGGCCTGGAGCTGCTCACCCGCGAGGGGCGGTGCACCCTCGCGGGCGAGCGGGTCATCTGGCGGGAGTAG
- a CDS encoding helix-turn-helix transcriptional regulator, giving the protein MSLSRLSLDAGSCDPSHFIREFRAVTGSPPQRFSRADEHC; this is encoded by the coding sequence ATGAGCCTGTCTCGACTCTCGCTCGACGCGGGCTCCTGCGACCCGTCCCACTTCATCCGAGAGTTCCGCGCCGTCACTGGGAGCCCGCCGCAGCGCTTCTCCCGCGCGGACGAGCACTGCTGA
- a CDS encoding methyltransferase domain-containing protein: MIDAREVYESYPDQYAALVQHEDREGNLLKAIRSRVSLAGLEVVELGAGTGRVTTLLGPHVRSVRAFDGSAPMLRLAQRELTRLGLTNCSVNLADNGSLPVPDASADLSIAGWTYGHQTFWDPAQWRELVEAGLRQMLRVLRPGGTAIVIETLGTGHSVPFQPPEQLRRYYELLEDTWGFKRMWIRTDYEFPSMDEGVRLLDFFFGEECARSFSSLGSTIYPECTGLWFRS; the protein is encoded by the coding sequence ATGATCGACGCCCGCGAGGTCTACGAGTCGTACCCGGACCAGTACGCTGCCCTGGTTCAGCATGAAGACCGTGAGGGCAATCTCCTCAAGGCCATCCGGTCTCGGGTCTCGTTGGCGGGTCTGGAGGTCGTTGAACTCGGTGCCGGAACGGGGCGTGTGACCACGTTGCTGGGGCCCCACGTTCGCTCGGTGCGCGCCTTCGACGGTTCCGCCCCCATGCTCCGCCTGGCCCAGCGAGAGTTGACGCGCCTCGGGCTGACAAACTGCTCCGTCAACTTGGCCGACAATGGCTCGCTCCCCGTGCCAGATGCGAGCGCAGACCTCTCCATCGCGGGATGGACGTATGGCCACCAGACCTTCTGGGATCCCGCCCAGTGGAGAGAGCTGGTCGAGGCGGGGCTTCGTCAGATGCTTCGGGTCCTCCGCCCTGGCGGAACGGCCATTGTTATCGAGACGCTCGGGACAGGGCACTCCGTCCCGTTTCAGCCTCCTGAGCAGCTCCGTCGCTACTACGAACTGCTTGAAGACACCTGGGGCTTCAAGCGCATGTGGATTCGCACGGACTATGAGTTCCCTTCGATGGACGAAGGGGTGCGCCTTCTGGACTTCTTCTTTGGGGAAGAGTGCGCCCGCTCGTTCTCGAGCCTCGGCAGCACCATCTACCCCGAGTGTACGGGCCTCTGGTTTCGGTCTTGA